The Beijerinckiaceae bacterium RH AL1 genome has a segment encoding these proteins:
- a CDS encoding Histidine phosphatase family protein (ID:RHAL1_00560;~source:Prodigal:2.6): MADLYLVRHGQASFGAADYDKLSALGERQSRLLGEWLAACGVVPDVVASGPQRRQVDTARLCVAVCGGPAPEAFLQLDGLGEYDHDSVVALYEPRYADSAAMHAEFAAQPNPRRAFHAMYVKAIARWTGGEQDADYAESWPAFRARVGGAVRQLAKLDARTVIAFTSGGPITAAVQTLTGVPDARAFDLNWPLVNAGITRLRFSASDGLVTLATYNAHPHLDRTGDPALITYR, translated from the coding sequence ATGGCCGACCTCTACCTCGTGCGGCACGGGCAGGCGAGCTTCGGCGCCGCGGACTACGACAAGCTCTCGGCCCTCGGCGAGCGCCAGTCGCGCCTGCTCGGCGAGTGGCTCGCCGCCTGCGGCGTCGTGCCCGACGTCGTCGCGAGCGGCCCGCAGCGCCGCCAGGTCGACACCGCCAGGCTCTGCGTCGCCGTGTGCGGCGGCCCGGCGCCGGAAGCGTTCCTGCAGCTCGATGGTTTGGGAGAATACGATCACGACTCGGTCGTCGCACTCTACGAGCCGCGCTACGCCGACAGCGCGGCGATGCACGCGGAGTTCGCCGCGCAGCCGAATCCGCGCCGCGCCTTCCACGCCATGTACGTGAAGGCCATCGCCCGCTGGACCGGCGGCGAGCAAGATGCCGACTATGCCGAGAGCTGGCCGGCCTTCCGCGCCCGGGTCGGGGGCGCCGTGCGGCAGCTCGCCAAGCTCGATGCGCGCACGGTGATCGCCTTCACCTCGGGCGGCCCGATCACCGCGGCGGTGCAGACGCTCACCGGCGTGCCGGACGCGCGCGCCTTCGACCTGAACTGGCCGCTCGTCAACGCCGGCATCACGCGGCTGCGCTTTTCCGCGTCCGACGGCCTTGTGACGCTTGCTACCTACAACGCTCATCCCCACCTCGACCGCACGGGCGATCCCGCGCTGATCACCTACAGGTAA
- a CDS encoding NAD(P)-dependent dehydrogenase, short-chain alcohol dehydrogenase family (ID:RHAL1_00565;~source:Prodigal:2.6), with protein MTLFDLNGKVAVVTGSSRGIGKAIALRLAEHGARVVVSSRKIEACEAVVQEIEAAHGAGRAIAVAASISSKPDLERLVATTQEKLGPIDILVCNAASNPYYGPLGGISDEQFRKILDNNIVSNHWLVQLAAPGMIERKDGAIIIVSSIGGLVGSPVIGAYNISKAADMQLARNLAVEHGRHGLRINCIAPGLIKTDFAKALWENPERLKAVEAQTPLRRIGEPDDIAGAAVFLASDAGRFMTGQTIVVDGGVTITGAVVG; from the coding sequence ATGACCCTGTTCGATCTCAACGGTAAGGTCGCCGTCGTTACCGGCTCGTCGCGCGGCATCGGCAAGGCGATCGCGCTGCGGCTCGCCGAGCACGGCGCGCGCGTCGTCGTCTCGTCGCGCAAGATCGAGGCGTGCGAGGCGGTGGTGCAGGAGATCGAGGCGGCGCACGGCGCCGGCCGGGCGATCGCGGTCGCGGCGTCGATCTCCTCGAAGCCCGACCTCGAGCGGCTCGTCGCGACGACGCAGGAGAAGCTCGGGCCGATCGACATCCTCGTCTGCAACGCGGCCTCGAACCCGTACTACGGCCCGCTCGGCGGCATCTCGGACGAGCAGTTCCGCAAGATCCTCGACAACAATATCGTCTCGAACCACTGGCTGGTGCAGCTCGCGGCGCCGGGCATGATCGAGCGCAAGGACGGGGCGATCATCATCGTCTCGTCGATCGGCGGCCTGGTGGGCTCGCCGGTGATCGGCGCCTACAACATCTCGAAGGCGGCCGACATGCAGCTCGCGCGCAACCTCGCCGTGGAGCACGGCCGCCACGGCCTGCGCATCAACTGCATCGCGCCGGGCCTCATCAAGACCGACTTCGCCAAGGCGCTGTGGGAGAACCCGGAGCGCCTCAAGGCCGTCGAGGCGCAGACGCCGCTGCGCCGCATCGGCGAGCCCGACGACATCGCCGGCGCCGCAGTGTTTCTGGCTTCCGACGCGGGACGCTTCATGACCGGCCAGACGATCGTCGTCGACGGCGGCGTGACGATCACCGGCGCGGTGGTGGGGTAG
- a CDS encoding Acyl-CoA dehydrogenase (ID:RHAL1_00558;~source:Prodigal:2.6) gives MTSGKIDTKAFDWTDPLDFTARLTEEERMISESARSYAREKLLPRIVTAFAEEKFDRDVISEMGELGLLGITLPEEYGGSDAGHVAYGLVTREIEAVDSGYRSAMSVQSSLAMYPIYAFGTDAQKKKFLPKMARGELVGCFGLTEAEGGSDPASMRTKAEKVDGGYVLNGAKYWISNSPVADLAIVWAKLDGDINGFIVERGAKGFTTDKIGDKLSLRASITGDIGLSDTFVPEENRLPGVRGLRGPFSCLNKARYGIAWGALGAAEFCFRATRDYVMERKLFGSPLGGRQLVQKKLAEMMTDIALGYEGALALGRRLDHGDFVPEAISMMKRSNCATALRVAREARDMHGGAGITGALHVMRHVMNLETVNTYEGASDVHALILGRAITGISAF, from the coding sequence ATGACCTCAGGCAAGATCGACACGAAAGCCTTCGACTGGACCGACCCGCTCGATTTCACCGCCCGCCTCACCGAGGAGGAGCGGATGATCTCCGAGTCCGCGAGGTCCTACGCGCGCGAGAAGCTGCTGCCGCGGATCGTCACGGCGTTCGCGGAGGAAAAGTTCGATCGCGATGTCATCTCGGAGATGGGCGAGCTCGGCCTCCTCGGCATCACACTGCCGGAGGAGTACGGCGGCTCGGATGCCGGCCATGTCGCCTACGGGCTCGTGACCCGCGAGATCGAGGCGGTCGACTCCGGCTACCGCTCGGCGATGAGCGTGCAGTCCTCGCTCGCCATGTACCCGATCTACGCCTTCGGCACGGACGCGCAGAAGAAGAAGTTCCTGCCGAAGATGGCGAGGGGCGAGCTCGTCGGCTGCTTCGGCCTCACCGAGGCCGAGGGCGGCTCCGACCCCGCCTCGATGCGCACCAAGGCCGAGAAGGTCGACGGCGGCTACGTGCTCAACGGCGCCAAGTACTGGATCTCCAACTCGCCGGTCGCCGACCTCGCGATCGTCTGGGCCAAGCTCGACGGCGACATCAACGGCTTCATCGTCGAGCGCGGCGCGAAGGGCTTCACCACCGACAAGATCGGCGACAAGCTCTCGCTGCGCGCGTCGATCACCGGCGACATCGGGCTCTCCGACACCTTCGTGCCGGAGGAGAACCGCCTGCCGGGCGTGCGCGGCCTGCGCGGCCCGTTCTCCTGCCTCAACAAGGCGCGCTACGGCATCGCCTGGGGCGCGCTCGGCGCGGCCGAGTTCTGCTTCCGCGCCACGCGCGACTACGTGATGGAGCGCAAGCTGTTCGGCAGCCCGCTCGGCGGCCGCCAGCTCGTGCAGAAGAAGCTCGCCGAGATGATGACCGACATCGCGCTCGGCTACGAAGGCGCGCTGGCCCTCGGCCGCCGCCTCGACCACGGCGACTTCGTGCCCGAGGCGATCTCGATGATGAAGCGCTCGAACTGCGCCACCGCATTGCGCGTCGCCCGCGAGGCCCGCGACATGCACGGCGGCGCCGGCATCACCGGCGCGCTGCACGTGATGCG
- the curA gene encoding NADPH-dependent curcumin reductase (ID:RHAL1_00562;~source:Prodigal:2.6): MTTHRNVWRLRKRPVGDIKEGDLTYEREALPELKDGQFLLEVLYLSLDPTNRIWMSDMRQYMPPVPLDAPMRGGVAGRVVASKKPGVKEGDVYFGLGEFADYIVTDGSNFTKAELPAGLPLSVGYGIFGLVGPTAYFGLLHVGKPKEGETLVVSAASGGVGQIVGQIGKIKGLHVIGIAGGPEKCRYLTEELGFDAAIDYKNEDVGKQLDALAPKGVDINFEQVGGPIMEAVMSRMNLFGRMPLCGMISGYNNEKPAPGPRTWPLILMQRLTVQGFIIFDFIKHYDEMFRELGGWIAEGRIKTRQDVRKGLENAIDYLGLLYTGGNTGKLLVEVHPDAGKL, translated from the coding sequence ATGACAACGCACCGTAACGTCTGGCGCCTGCGCAAGCGCCCGGTCGGCGACATCAAGGAGGGCGACCTCACCTACGAGCGCGAGGCGCTCCCCGAGCTGAAGGACGGCCAGTTCCTGCTCGAGGTGCTGTACCTCTCGCTCGATCCGACGAACCGCATCTGGATGAGCGACATGCGGCAGTACATGCCGCCGGTGCCGCTCGATGCGCCGATGCGCGGCGGCGTCGCCGGCCGCGTCGTGGCGAGCAAGAAGCCGGGCGTGAAGGAAGGCGACGTCTACTTCGGGCTCGGCGAGTTCGCCGACTACATCGTCACCGACGGCTCGAACTTCACCAAGGCCGAGCTGCCGGCGGGCCTGCCGCTCTCGGTCGGCTACGGCATCTTCGGCCTCGTTGGCCCTACGGCCTATTTCGGCCTGCTGCACGTCGGCAAGCCGAAGGAAGGCGAGACGCTGGTCGTTTCGGCGGCCTCCGGCGGCGTCGGGCAGATCGTCGGCCAGATCGGCAAGATCAAGGGCCTGCATGTCATCGGCATCGCCGGCGGCCCGGAGAAGTGCCGCTATCTCACCGAGGAGCTCGGGTTCGACGCGGCGATCGACTACAAGAACGAGGACGTCGGCAAGCAGCTCGACGCGCTGGCGCCGAAGGGCGTGGACATCAACTTCGAGCAGGTCGGCGGCCCGATCATGGAGGCGGTGATGAGCCGCATGAACCTCTTCGGCCGCATGCCGCTCTGCGGCATGATCTCCGGCTACAACAACGAGAAGCCGGCGCCGGGCCCGCGCACCTGGCCGCTGATCCTGATGCAGCGCCTCACCGTGCAGGGCTTCATCATCTTCGACTTCATCAAGCACTACGACGAGATGTTCCGCGAGCTGGGCGGGTGGATCGCCGAGGGCAGGATCAAGACGCGCCAGGACGTGCGCAAGGGGCTCGAGAACGCGATCGACTACCTCGGCCTGCTCTACACCGGCGGCAACACCGGCAAGCTCCTGGTGGAGGTGCACCCGGACGCGGGCAAGCTGTAG
- a CDS encoding Antibiotic biosynthesis monooxygenase (ID:RHAL1_00566;~source:Prodigal:2.6) — protein sequence MPLTLLVLIPAKPGQGDALGEALKGLVAPTRAEAGNISYDAHRSNDNPDLFMMYETWESQAALDSHFQQPHMQAAMARLPELVEGELKLQGFTKIS from the coding sequence ATGCCGCTCACTTTGCTCGTGCTCATCCCCGCCAAGCCAGGACAGGGGGACGCGCTCGGCGAGGCCCTGAAAGGCCTCGTTGCGCCGACCCGCGCCGAGGCGGGCAACATCAGCTACGACGCGCATCGCTCGAACGACAATCCCGATCTCTTCATGATGTACGAGACGTGGGAGTCGCAGGCCGCGCTCGACAGCCACTTCCAGCAGCCGCACATGCAGGCGGCGATGGCGCGGCTGCCGGAGCTGGTCGAGGGCGAGCTCAAGCTGCAGGGCTTCACGAAGATCTCCTAA
- a CDS encoding putative esterase (source:Prodigal:2.6;~ID:RHAL1_00563) codes for MTKSIWFDQSPLGHEYEAPGLQKHLGIELTEAGPDWLKGRMPVDERTRQPFGRLHGGASVALAETLASVASVFVVDRSQKTIVGLEINANHLRGVTDGFVTGTARPLHIGRTTMVWEVRIEDEAGKAVCISRCTIAVIDLPREKV; via the coding sequence ATGACCAAATCGATCTGGTTCGACCAATCGCCGCTCGGCCATGAATACGAGGCGCCCGGCCTGCAGAAGCACCTCGGCATCGAGCTGACCGAGGCCGGGCCGGACTGGCTGAAGGGCCGCATGCCCGTCGACGAGCGCACCCGCCAGCCCTTCGGCCGGCTGCACGGCGGCGCCTCGGTGGCGCTGGCGGAGACGCTGGCCTCGGTCGCTTCGGTCTTCGTCGTCGACCGCAGCCAGAAGACGATCGTCGGGCTCGAGATCAACGCCAACCACCTGCGCGGCGTGACCGACGGCTTCGTCACCGGCACCGCGCGTCCGCTGCACATCGGCCGCACCACGATGGTGTGGGAGGTGCGCATCGAGGACGAGGCGGGCAAGGCCGTCTGCATCTCCCGCTGCACCATCGCCGTCATCGACCTCCCGCGCGAGAAAGTGTGA
- the cpnA gene encoding Cyclopentanol dehydrogenase (ID:RHAL1_00561;~source:Prodigal:2.6) yields the protein MPTLVPGPRVAGKKAFITGAARGLGEATARLLAAHGAKVFLTDIDAETVGAVARAIDAEHGAGTAFAATHDVRDEAQWEETLAAANQALGGLSILVNNAGIGVQARVEQIALEEWHRVMAINLDSVFLGCKHALRYLRESQPASIVNISSIAGIVADGQYAAYNTSKAGVMMLTKSVALDCAQQGLDIRCNSVHPGFVRTAIVQPYFDKHGEAEATRKLTKHIPMKRLGKPDDVAYCVLYLASDESAFVTGSEFKVDGGISAA from the coding sequence ATGCCCACGCTCGTCCCCGGTCCCCGCGTCGCGGGCAAGAAGGCTTTCATCACCGGCGCCGCGCGCGGCCTGGGCGAAGCTACGGCGCGCCTGCTCGCTGCGCACGGCGCAAAGGTCTTCCTCACCGACATCGATGCCGAAACCGTCGGCGCCGTCGCCCGCGCGATCGACGCCGAGCACGGCGCCGGCACGGCGTTTGCCGCGACGCACGACGTGCGCGACGAGGCGCAGTGGGAGGAAACGCTCGCGGCCGCGAACCAGGCGCTCGGCGGCCTCTCCATCCTGGTCAACAACGCCGGCATCGGCGTGCAGGCGCGCGTCGAGCAGATCGCGCTCGAGGAATGGCATCGCGTGATGGCGATCAACCTCGACAGCGTCTTTCTCGGGTGCAAGCACGCGCTGCGCTACCTGCGCGAGAGCCAGCCGGCGTCGATCGTCAACATTTCGTCGATCGCCGGCATCGTCGCCGACGGGCAGTACGCCGCCTACAACACGTCGAAGGCCGGCGTGATGATGCTGACGAAGTCGGTGGCGCTCGACTGCGCGCAGCAGGGCCTCGACATCCGCTGCAACTCGGTGCACCCGGGCTTCGTCCGCACCGCGATCGTGCAGCCCTACTTCGACAAGCACGGCGAGGCGGAGGCGACGCGCAAGCTGACGAAGCACATCCCGATGAAGCGCCTCGGCAAGCCCGACGACGTCGCCTACTGCGTGCTCTACCTCGCCAGCGACGAGAGCGCCTTCGTGACGGGCAGCGAGTTCAAGGTCGACGGGGGCATCTCGGCCGCATGA
- the yngJ gene encoding putative acyl-CoA dehydrogenase YngJ (ID:RHAL1_00568;~source:Prodigal:2.6), with translation MALDRETRDELIEGVRRFVAERLRPLEAKIAEDDAIPDEIVGAMRDLGLFGLSIPEEHGGLGLSMEDECLVAIELGRTSPAFRSVIGTNVGIGSQGLVMYGSEAQKAEWLPRIASGEIITSFCLTEAEAGSDSAAVRTRARRDGDVYVLDGAKRYITNADKASLFTVMARTDPDTPGAKGVSAFLVPADLPGLTIGKPEHKMGQQGAHVCDVTFDGVRVPAANRLGEEGDGFKLAMRVLDRGRLHISAVCTGIAERLIADGVAYASERKQFGQPLSAFQLVQAMIAESKTEALAARALVLETARKRDAGDNTTLEAASAKLFASEMVGRVADRTVQIYGGAGYIADYGVERFYRDVRLFRIYEGASEIQKLVIARETLKRGG, from the coding sequence ATGGCGCTTGATCGAGAGACCCGCGACGAGCTGATCGAAGGCGTCCGCCGCTTCGTCGCCGAGCGGCTGCGGCCGCTGGAGGCCAAGATCGCCGAGGACGACGCGATCCCTGACGAGATCGTCGGCGCGATGCGCGACCTCGGGCTCTTCGGCCTGTCGATCCCGGAGGAGCACGGCGGCCTCGGCCTCTCGATGGAGGACGAGTGCCTGGTGGCGATCGAGCTCGGGCGCACGAGCCCTGCCTTCCGCTCGGTGATCGGCACCAATGTCGGCATCGGCAGCCAGGGCCTCGTCATGTACGGCAGCGAGGCACAGAAGGCGGAATGGCTGCCGCGCATCGCCTCCGGCGAGATCATCACCTCGTTCTGCCTCACCGAGGCCGAGGCGGGCTCCGACTCCGCGGCGGTGCGCACGCGGGCCCGGCGCGACGGCGACGTCTACGTGCTCGACGGCGCCAAGCGCTACATCACCAATGCCGACAAGGCCTCGCTCTTCACGGTGATGGCGCGCACCGACCCCGACACGCCGGGCGCCAAGGGCGTCTCGGCGTTCCTGGTGCCGGCCGACCTGCCGGGCCTCACGATCGGCAAGCCCGAGCACAAGATGGGGCAGCAGGGCGCGCATGTCTGCGACGTCACCTTCGACGGCGTGAGGGTGCCGGCCGCCAACCGCCTCGGCGAGGAGGGCGACGGCTTCAAGCTCGCCATGCGCGTGCTCGATCGCGGCCGGCTGCACATTTCCGCCGTCTGCACCGGCATCGCCGAGCGGCTGATCGCCGACGGCGTGGCTTACGCAAGCGAGCGCAAGCAGTTCGGCCAGCCGCTCTCCGCCTTCCAGCTCGTGCAGGCGATGATCGCCGAGTCAAAGACCGAGGCGCTGGCGGCGCGCGCGCTGGTGCTGGAGACGGCGCGCAAGCGCGATGCCGGCGACAACACCACGCTGGAGGCGGCGAGCGCCAAGCTCTTTGCCTCAGAGATGGTCGGCCGCGTCGCCGACCGCACCGTGCAGATCTACGGCGGCGCCGGCTATATCGCGGACTACGGCGTCGAGCGCTTCTATCGCGACGTGCGCCTCTTCCGCATCTACGAGGGCGCCTCCGAGATCCAGAAGCTCGTCATCGCCCGCGAGACGCTGAAGCGCGGGGGCTGA
- a CDS encoding Acyl-CoA dehydrogenase (ID:RHAL1_00564;~source:Prodigal:2.6): protein MSILLSRADLDFLLYDWLKIEELTARERYTDHSRETFDATLDLAEAIATEHFLPHNKKADANEPRFENGKVVMIPEVGAALKHYSEAGLLAAQADAADGGMQLPCAVGSAAFAFFKAANVGTASYPMLTTAASNLLRKHGSPELIARFLKPMREGRFFGTMCLSEPQAGSSLADITTRAEPQEDGSYRLFGTKMWISGGEHELSETIVHMVLAKIPGGPPGSRGISLFLVPKHLVGDDGAVGARNDVVLAGLNHKMGYRGTTNTLLNFGEGAHTPGGKPGAVGWLVGEVHGGLPAMFFMMNEARIGVGLGAVALGYTGYLRALAYAKERPQGRPLGVRDQTTKPCAIIEHPDVRRMLLASKSYVEGALAFALYCARLVDEERTGDAAGKRDAQALLDLLTPIAKSWPSQWCLAANDLAIQVHGGYGYTRDYDVEQLYRDNRLNPIHEGTHGIQALDLLGRKVTQNGGAALELFSARIAKTVRAGEAAGGEAAGHARDLAAALDAVGETTRKLYGAGDLSVTLANASAYMEAFGHMAIAWVWLEQLLALGSREDAFAEGKRQACRYFFRWELPKIFPQLATLGALDRTTLDMKAEWF, encoded by the coding sequence ATGTCCATCCTACTGTCGCGCGCCGACCTCGACTTCCTGCTCTACGACTGGCTCAAGATCGAGGAGCTCACGGCGCGCGAGCGCTACACCGATCATTCACGCGAAACCTTCGATGCGACGCTCGACCTCGCCGAGGCGATCGCCACCGAGCACTTCCTGCCGCACAACAAGAAGGCCGACGCCAACGAGCCGCGCTTCGAGAACGGCAAGGTGGTGATGATCCCAGAGGTCGGCGCCGCGCTGAAGCACTACAGCGAGGCGGGCCTGCTCGCTGCGCAGGCCGATGCCGCGGACGGCGGCATGCAGCTGCCCTGCGCCGTCGGCAGCGCCGCCTTCGCCTTCTTCAAGGCCGCCAACGTCGGCACGGCGAGCTACCCGATGCTGACGACCGCCGCCTCGAACCTTCTGCGCAAGCACGGCTCGCCCGAGCTGATCGCGCGCTTCCTCAAGCCGATGCGCGAGGGCCGCTTTTTCGGCACCATGTGCCTCTCCGAGCCGCAGGCCGGCTCCTCGCTCGCCGACATCACCACCCGCGCCGAGCCGCAGGAGGACGGCAGCTACCGCCTCTTCGGCACCAAGATGTGGATCTCCGGCGGCGAGCACGAGCTCTCCGAGACGATCGTCCACATGGTGCTGGCGAAGATCCCCGGCGGGCCGCCGGGCTCGCGCGGCATCTCGCTGTTCCTCGTGCCGAAGCACCTCGTCGGCGACGACGGCGCGGTCGGCGCGCGCAACGACGTCGTGCTGGCCGGCCTCAATCACAAGATGGGCTATCGCGGCACGACCAACACGCTGCTCAACTTCGGCGAGGGCGCGCACACGCCGGGCGGCAAGCCGGGCGCCGTCGGCTGGCTCGTCGGCGAGGTGCACGGCGGCCTGCCCGCCATGTTCTTCATGATGAACGAGGCGCGCATCGGCGTCGGCCTCGGCGCCGTCGCGCTCGGCTACACCGGCTACCTGCGCGCGCTCGCCTACGCCAAGGAGCGGCCGCAGGGCCGCCCGCTCGGCGTGCGGGACCAGACCACCAAGCCCTGCGCGATCATCGAGCATCCCGACGTGCGCCGCATGCTCTTGGCCTCGAAGAGCTACGTCGAGGGCGCGCTCGCCTTCGCGCTCTATTGCGCGCGGCTCGTCGACGAGGAGCGCACCGGCGACGCCGCCGGCAAGCGCGATGCGCAGGCGCTGCTCGACCTGCTCACCCCGATCGCCAAGAGCTGGCCCTCGCAATGGTGCCTCGCCGCCAACGATCTCGCGATCCAGGTGCACGGCGGCTACGGCTACACGCGCGACTACGACGTCGAGCAGCTCTACCGCGACAATCGCCTGAACCCCATCCACGAGGGCACGCACGGCATCCAGGCGCTCGACCTGCTGGGGCGCAAGGTGACGCAGAACGGCGGCGCCGCGCTCGAGCTTTTTTCCGCGCGCATCGCGAAGACGGTGAGGGCGGGCGAGGCCGCGGGGGGCGAGGCGGCAGGGCACGCGCGCGATCTTGCCGCCGCGCTCGACGCCGTCGGCGAGACGACGCGCAAGCTCTACGGCGCGGGCGACCTGTCCGTCACGCTCGCCAACGCCTCCGCCTACATGGAGGCCTTCGGGCACATGGCGATCGCCTGGGTGTGGCTCGAGCAGCTTCTCGCGCTCGGCTCTCGCGAAGACGCGTTCGCCGAGGGCAAGCGGCAGGCCTGCCGCTACTTCTTCCGCTGGGAGCTGCCGAAGATCTTTCCGCAGCTCGCGACGCTGGGTGCGCTCGACCGCACGACGCTGGACATGAAGGCGGAGTGGTTCTGA
- a CDS encoding Phosphotransferase family protein (ID:RHAL1_00559;~source:Prodigal:2.6) produces MGGESLIDQAVALRAEDAFDVAAVDAFLKERVAGLAGLPEVRQYPGGASNLTYLLRYPGRDLILRRPPAGHKAKSAHDVLREARIMAALKPVYPYVPDIVALGEDHAIMGCDFYVMERLVGIILRRDVPEELGLDAATTRKLCLAVLDRLIELHLVDPASAGLEGLAKGAGYVKRQVEGWSGRWQQALTDDVAPIPDVLAWLARTMPEGEVAIRLIHNDYRFDNVVLDAEDPLRVIGVLDWEMATLGDPLMDLGGLISYWVEPTDPPEVVARRRQPTHAPGMLTRAEVIAYYGEKTGWSVESFDFYEVFGLFRLAVIIQQIYRRYYLKQTTNPRFADYGEAANELGRRCQALIARSKL; encoded by the coding sequence GTGGGGGGTGAATCGCTGATCGACCAGGCCGTCGCGCTGCGCGCCGAGGACGCCTTCGACGTCGCGGCGGTCGACGCGTTTTTGAAAGAGCGTGTCGCTGGGCTGGCGGGCTTGCCGGAGGTCCGGCAGTATCCCGGCGGCGCCTCGAACCTCACCTATCTCCTGCGCTACCCCGGTCGCGACCTGATCCTCCGCCGCCCGCCCGCCGGGCACAAGGCGAAGTCGGCGCACGACGTGCTGCGCGAGGCGCGCATCATGGCGGCGCTGAAGCCCGTCTACCCCTACGTGCCGGACATCGTCGCGCTGGGCGAGGACCACGCCATCATGGGCTGCGACTTCTACGTGATGGAGCGGCTCGTCGGCATCATCCTGCGCCGCGACGTGCCTGAAGAGCTCGGGCTCGACGCGGCGACGACGCGCAAGCTCTGCCTCGCGGTGCTGGACCGGCTGATCGAGCTGCATCTCGTCGATCCGGCCAGCGCCGGCCTCGAGGGGCTCGCCAAGGGGGCGGGCTACGTGAAGCGCCAGGTCGAGGGCTGGTCCGGCCGCTGGCAGCAGGCGCTGACCGACGATGTCGCGCCGATCCCCGACGTGCTCGCGTGGCTCGCCCGCACCATGCCCGAGGGCGAGGTGGCGATCCGCCTCATCCACAACGACTACCGCTTCGACAACGTCGTGCTCGATGCCGAGGACCCGCTGCGCGTCATCGGCGTGCTCGACTGGGAGATGGCGACGCTCGGCGATCCGCTGATGGACCTCGGCGGCCTGATCTCCTACTGGGTCGAGCCGACCGACCCGCCCGAGGTGGTCGCGCGCCGGCGCCAGCCGACGCATGCGCCGGGCATGCTCACCCGCGCCGAGGTGATCGCCTACTACGGCGAGAAGACCGGCTGGAGCGTCGAGAGCTTCGACTTCTACGAGGTCTTCGGCCTGTTCCGCCTCGCGGTCATCATCCAGCAGATCTACCGCCGCTATTACCTGAAGCAGACGACCAACCCGCGCTTCGCCGACTACGGCGAGGCGGCGAACGAGCTCGGCCGGCGCTGCCAGGCGCTGATCGCGCGCTCGAAGCTTTGA
- a CDS encoding Acyl-CoA dehydrogenase (ID:RHAL1_00567;~source:Prodigal:2.6) → MDFSLSETQRHWQRRVRDFMDREVVPAVPVYDEEMRSFGADRWQNPKIIETLKAKAKAEGLWNLFLPPSPEHDTDAYRGAGLKNIDYALCAEEMGRIGWASEVFNCSAPDTGNMEVLHRYGSPEQKDRWLKPLMAGEIRSAFLMTEPDVASSDATNIETRIVRDGDHYVVNGRKWWSSGVGDKRCKIAIVMGKTDTTAATHKQQSQILVPLDAPGVEVVRWLPVFGYDDAPHGHCEVKLTNVRVPAGNLILGEGRGFEIAQGRLGPGRIHHCMRTIGVAEAALEAMAKRLLTRTAFGKRIADHSVWEERIARARIDIEMTRLLCLKAADVMDKQGAKVGRLEIAMIKVAAPNVALRIIDDAIQAHGGGGVSNDFDLARSYAHVRTLRLADGPDEVHNRTIAKLELRRYTNE, encoded by the coding sequence ATGGATTTCTCGCTCTCCGAGACGCAGCGGCACTGGCAGCGCCGCGTGCGCGACTTCATGGACCGCGAGGTCGTTCCGGCCGTGCCGGTCTATGACGAGGAGATGCGGTCCTTCGGCGCCGACCGCTGGCAGAACCCGAAGATCATCGAGACCCTGAAGGCCAAGGCCAAGGCCGAGGGGCTGTGGAACCTGTTCCTGCCGCCGTCGCCCGAACACGACACCGACGCCTATCGCGGCGCCGGGCTGAAGAACATCGACTACGCGCTCTGCGCGGAGGAGATGGGCCGCATCGGCTGGGCGTCCGAGGTCTTCAACTGCTCGGCGCCGGACACCGGCAACATGGAGGTGCTGCACCGCTACGGCTCGCCGGAGCAGAAGGACCGCTGGCTGAAGCCGCTGATGGCGGGCGAGATCCGCTCGGCCTTCCTGATGACCGAGCCCGACGTCGCCTCGTCCGACGCGACCAACATCGAGACGCGCATCGTGCGCGACGGCGACCATTACGTGGTGAACGGCCGCAAGTGGTGGTCGTCCGGCGTCGGCGACAAGCGCTGCAAGATCGCCATCGTGATGGGCAAGACCGACACGACGGCGGCGACGCACAAGCAGCAGTCGCAGATCCTGGTGCCGCTCGACGCCCCCGGCGTCGAGGTGGTGCGCTGGCTGCCCGTCTTCGGCTACGACGACGCGCCGCACGGCCACTGCGAGGTGAAGCTCACCAACGTGCGCGTGCCGGCCGGAAACCTCATCCTCGGCGAGGGCCGCGGCTTCGAGATCGCGCAGGGCCGGCTCGGGCCGGGCCGCATCCACCACTGCATGCGCACGATCGGCGTCGCCGAGGCGGCGCTGGAGGCGATGGCGAAGCGGCTGCTGACGCGCACCGCCTTCGGCAAGCGCATCGCCGACCATTCAGTGTGGGAGGAGCGCATCGCCCGCGCCCGCATCGACATCGAGATGACGCGGCTGCTCTGCCTGAAGGCCGCCGACGTGATGGACAAGCAGGGCGCCAAGGTCGGCCGGCTCGAGATCGCGATGATCAAGGTGGCGGCGCCCAACGTTGCGCTGCGCATCATCGACGACGCGATCCAGGCGCACGGCGGCGGTGGCGTCTCCAACGATTTCGACCTGGCGCGCAGCTACGCCCACGTGCGCACGCTGCGCCTCGCCGACGGCCCGGACGAGGTGCACAACCGCACCATCGCGAAGCTCGAGCTGCGCCGCTACACCAACGAGTAG